TTACAGGCAAAGATATTTTGCAAACTTCCATCTACAAATCGAGAAAAATCCATAATCACCATGAAGACAATGCGGTATTGAGCCTGTTATTAGAAGATGAAATTGTCGCAAATATAACAACAAACTGGCTCACACCATTTAAGCGTAGAAAAGTGGAAGTTGCCTGCAAAGAAGTGTACTATGAAGCAGACTTGATTGGTCAAACCTTGCATGCCTATAGCGATTTTCAAACAGACAACTCCTACCGGACACGAGACATCCATATCAAAAAAGATGAGCCTCTCTATAAGGAGTTAGAAGCCTTTATTCATTATCTTCAATCAGGTGACAGAGGAAATCTCGCTTCTATCGAAGATAGTATCGAAACGCTCCGTATCACACAGGCCAAATGATTGCAACACTGGTTTCTATCGGCGCTATCTATATCTTTATCCTTTTAGGATATTTTGCAAAATACTTTTTCAAAGAGAAAATTCACGATAAAACCCTCGTGATTTTTTCTGTCTATATTTTCCAGCCTTTCCTCGCCCTATGGGGGATATTGCAAAAACCGATCGATTTTGACTTGGCAATGGCACCTGTTCTCTTTTTTACCATCTCTTTAGGTATCATTTTCTTTAATACGCTTTTAGCAAAAAAGCTCTTCCAATCTTTGCAAGACCGATCGATCTTCACAGTAGCAAGTGTCATAGGAAATACAGGCAACCTTGGAGTTCCTCTTGGTATTGCCATATTTGGCGAGGCTTCCGTCCCTTATACAACACTCATAAATCTTGCCAATGTGATCATTGTCTACACCTTTGGAGTCTACTTCTATTCACGAGGAAATTTTAGTGTCAAAGACTCCATTCTCAATATCATTAAACTTCCTGTGCTTTGGTTTACTCTCCTTGCTATCATACTCAACCTTT
This region of Nitratiruptor sp. YY08-10 genomic DNA includes:
- a CDS encoding AEC family transporter; the protein is MIATLVSIGAIYIFILLGYFAKYFFKEKIHDKTLVIFSVYIFQPFLALWGILQKPIDFDLAMAPVLFFTISLGIIFFNTLLAKKLFQSLQDRSIFTVASVIGNTGNLGVPLGIAIFGEASVPYTTLINLANVIIVYTFGVYFYSRGNFSVKDSILNIIKLPVLWFTLLAIILNLLHYQPSPSIDKSLQMGAYTSMVVQLLIFGIYLYSVHLKAIDAKLIGSIALIKFVFIPLIAFLILSSLSIEPFTKAVLFMELMMPLAVANVNLAALYECKPTQVTAAVFVTSLLFLLLIFFYLPLLHHLWQQ